The following proteins are co-located in the Ursus arctos isolate Adak ecotype North America unplaced genomic scaffold, UrsArc2.0 scaffold_13, whole genome shotgun sequence genome:
- the MTFR2 gene encoding mitochondrial fission regulator 2: MSLILNILREMLEYFGVPIDQVLQIRENKDYGSARSIVRIIGKILPLEPCPRPNFELIPLLNSVDSGNCGSVVPSFADILCVANDEEASYLRFRNSMWKPEEEEKMEFFHSLQPAWNPLSPALRQNKRMKSDGPVGEAAFKKIAALEEELTFLRTQIAAIVGRREPRTSAHAGFFDLSDEPSGLEQRTSPGTAETSAQPDPFSSSLLFPPPPPLPPPLPSQLFSPQPACSPLTQPESNTRDSDNSANGMKKQHPGDSKTNYSHSKNQENKDVPNMLDVLKDMNKVKLRAIERSPGGRPIHKRKRQDSHWDPVSLISHALKQKFAFQEDDSFEKENRSWESSPFSSPETARVSYNNVKLMF, encoded by the exons GTTTTGCAGattagagaaaataaagactATGGATCAGCTCGGAGTATTGTTCGTATTATTGGGAAAATTCTTCCTCTAGAACCTTGTCCCAGGCCTAATTTTGAG ttgATCCCACTGTTGAACTCTGTAGACTCTGGTAACTGTGGATCTGTAGTTCCAtcttttgctgatattttgtgtGTGGCAAATGATGAAGAAGCCAGTTATCTCAGATTTCG AAATAGTATGTGGAAAcctgaagaagaggagaaaatggaatttttccaTTCTTTGCAACCAGCTTGGAATCCATTGTCACCTGCTCTACGACAGAATAAGCGAATGAAAAGTGACGGGCCTGTAGGTGAAGCTGCATTTAAAAAGATAGCTGCCCTTGAAGAGGAGCTGACTTTTCTCCGCACCCAGATTGCTGCAATCGTGGGAAGGCGGGAACCGAGAACCAGTGCGCATGCGG GCTTCTTTGACTTGAGTGATGAGCCTAGCGGTTTGGAACAAAGAACGTCACCAGGGACTGCTGAAACGAGTGCCCAGCCAGATCCGTTTTCAAGTTCActgcttttccctcctccccctcctctaccTCCTCCACTGCCCTCTCAGCTTTTTTCTCCACAGCCTGCGTGTTCTCCTCTCACACAGCCAGAATCTAATACGCGTGACTCAGATAATTCAGCAAATGGAATGAAAAAACAGCACCCAGGTGACAGTAAGACCAATTACAGTCATTcaaaaaaccaggaaaataaagaTGTTCCAAACATGTTGGATGTTCTAAAGGACATGAATAAGGTTAAGCTTCGTGCTATTGAACG gtcaCCTGGAGGTAGACCCATCCATAAGAGGAAAAGGCAAGATTCACATTGGGATCCAGTGTCTTTAATATCCCATGCACTTAAGCAGAAGTTTGCATTCCAAGAAGATGATtcctttgagaaagaaaataggtCTTGGGAATCTTCTCCATTTTCTAGTCCAGAAACTGCAAGAGTGAGCTATAATAACGTAaagttaatgttttaa
- the LOC113259360 gene encoding 60S ribosomal protein L34-like: protein MVQRLTHRRRLSCNTASNKTRLSRPPGNRVIYLYTKKVGKAPKSACGVRPGRLQGVRAVRPKVLMRLSKTTKHVSRAYGGSMCAKCVRDGIKRAFLIEEQKIVVKVLKAQAQSQKDK, encoded by the coding sequence ATGGTCCAGCGTTTGACCCACCGTCGTAGGCTGTCCTGCAATACAGCCTCGAACAAAACTAGGCTGTCCCGACCCCCTGGTAATAGAGTCATTTACCTTTATACCAAGAAGGTTGGGAAAGCACCAAAATCTGCATGTGGCGTGCGGCCAGGCCGACTTCAAGGAGTTCGTGCTGTGAGACCTAAAGTCCTTATGAGGTTGTCTAAAACGACAAAACACGTCAGCAGGGCCTATGGTGGTTCCATGTGTGCTAAGTGTGTTCGTGACGGGATCAAGCGTGCTTTCCTTATTGAGGAGCAGAAAATCGTTGTGAAAGTGTTGAAGGCACAAGCACAGAgtcagaaagataaataa